The following proteins come from a genomic window of Castor canadensis chromosome 17, mCasCan1.hap1v2, whole genome shotgun sequence:
- the LOC109691702 gene encoding caspase-14-like isoform X1, which yields MSFLVAGTLQVAAQLADAQDSLGRKGKYSIQGLRVALILSSPGASAATVAALDGVFQALGFENCKKREVSVQNFHEELILFREQLDAHGSPMGCALVALVAPSRQLRQPQLLIQELSHCKTLRGCPKVFLLLSSGSGDAQEPGDFLTGLGEICGRCPHWSLLQLLTEFFCRIAEESSGDTFCPVLRSSLRGALCLGSVEPQRPEPDPGPSAQYDLCGARAALFLAVTRDRPGTQHDVAALGDLCQALGFKVTLRIDPTAQAFQEELAQFQERLDTHRVPVSCALVALMAHGGPRGQLLGADGQEVQPEVLVQELSCCRVLKGHPKIFLLQACRGGKRDPGVGPTALPWYWRWLRAPPTIPTQADVLQVYVNTQDSLSQDSTSGRCDHADILTIYAATEGCVAYRDEKGSDFIQTLVDVVRAKPGGDILDLLTEVNRRVCELDVLGPDCDDPRKACLEIRSSLRRRLCLQA from the exons ATGTCCTTCCTGGTGGCTGGAACCCTGCAGGTGGCTGCACAGTTGGCAGATGCTCAGGACAGCCTGGGGAGAAAG GGAAAGTACAGCATTCAGGGTCTAAGGGTAGCCCTGATACTCAGCAGCCCTGGGGCGTCTGCTGCTACAGTCGCTGCCCTGGATGGTGTGTTCCAGGCCTTGGGATTTGAAAATTGCAAGAAGAGGGAAGTCTCGGTCCAG AACTTTCATGAAGAGCTGATTTTGTTCCGGGAGCAGCTGGATGCCCATGGGAGCCCTATGGGATGTGCCCTTGTGGCCTTGGTGGCCCCCAGTAGGCAGCTTAGGCAGCCACAGCTACTGATCCAGGAGCTGAGTCACTGCAAGACCCTTCGGGGCTGCCCCAAAGTCTTCCTCCTGCTTTCTAGTGGCTCTGGGG ATGCTCAGGAGCCTGGAGACTTCCTCACTGGCCTGGGGGAAATCTGTGGCCGCTGTCCTCATTGGTCCCTCCTGCAGCTGCTGACAGAG TTCTTCTGCAGGATAGCTGAAGAGTCTTCTGGGGACACCTTCTGCCCAGTCCTTCGAAGCTCCTTGCGGGGGGCACTGTGCCTGGGAAGTGTGGAGCCCCAGAGGCCCGAG CCAGACCCTGGTCCCAGTGCTCAGTATGACCTGTGTGGGGCCAGGGCCGCCCTCTTCCTGGCTGTGACCAGAGACAGGCCTGGGACACAGCATGATGTGGCAGCACTGGGGGacctgtgccaggccctgggcttcAAAGTCACCCTGAGGATAGACCCTACAGCTCAG GCATTCCAGGAGGAGCTGGCTCAGTTCCAGGAGAGGCTGGACACCCACAGGGTCCCTGTGAGCTGTGCACTTGTGGCCTTGATGGCTCATGGGGGACCACGGGGACAGCTGCTGGGGGCTGATGGGCAAGAGGTACAGCCAGAGGTGCTGGTGCAGGAGCTGAGCTGCTGCCGGGTGCTGAAGGGTCACCccaagatcttcctgcttcaggcCTGCAGAGGGG GGAAGAGGGACCCTGGTGTAGGGCCAACAGCTCTTCCCTGGTACTGGCGCTGGCTGCGGGCACCTCCAACCATCCCTACACAGGCAGATGTCCTCCAGGTCTATGTTAACACCCAAG ATAGCCTCTCCCAGGACTCCACTTCAGGGAGGTGTGACCATGCAGACATCCTGACCATCTATGCAGCCACCGAGG GCTGTGTGGCCTATCGGGATGAGAAGGGATCAGACTTCATCCAGACACTGGTGGACGTCGTCAGAGCTAAGCCTGGAGGAGACATTCTGGACCTGCTGACAGAG GTCAACAGGAGGGTGTGTGAGCTGGACGTGCTGGGACCCGACTGCGATGACCCCCGCAAGGCCTGCCTGGAGATCCGCAGCTCGCTCCGGCGCAGACTCTGCCTGCAGGCCTGA
- the LOC109691702 gene encoding caspase-14-like isoform X2: MSFLVAGTLQVAAQLADAQDSLGRKGKYSIQGLRVALILSSPGASAATVAALDGVFQALGFENCKKREVSVQNFHEELILFREQLDAHGSPMGCALVALVAPSRQLRQPQLLIQELSHCKTLRGCPKVFLLLSSGSGDAQEPGDFLTGLGEICGRCPHWSLLQLLTEFFCRIAEESSGDTFCPVLRSSLRGALCLGSVEPQRPEPDPGPSAQYDLCGARAALFLAVTRDRPGTQHDVAALGDLCQALGFKVTLRIDPTAQAFQEELAQFQERLDTHRVPVSCALVALMAHGGPRGQLLGADGQEVQPEVLVQELSCCRVLKGHPKIFLLQACRGGKRDPGVGPTALPWYWRWLRAPPTIPTQADVLQVYVNTQGCVAYRDEKGSDFIQTLVDVVRAKPGGDILDLLTEVNRRVCELDVLGPDCDDPRKACLEIRSSLRRRLCLQA, translated from the exons ATGTCCTTCCTGGTGGCTGGAACCCTGCAGGTGGCTGCACAGTTGGCAGATGCTCAGGACAGCCTGGGGAGAAAG GGAAAGTACAGCATTCAGGGTCTAAGGGTAGCCCTGATACTCAGCAGCCCTGGGGCGTCTGCTGCTACAGTCGCTGCCCTGGATGGTGTGTTCCAGGCCTTGGGATTTGAAAATTGCAAGAAGAGGGAAGTCTCGGTCCAG AACTTTCATGAAGAGCTGATTTTGTTCCGGGAGCAGCTGGATGCCCATGGGAGCCCTATGGGATGTGCCCTTGTGGCCTTGGTGGCCCCCAGTAGGCAGCTTAGGCAGCCACAGCTACTGATCCAGGAGCTGAGTCACTGCAAGACCCTTCGGGGCTGCCCCAAAGTCTTCCTCCTGCTTTCTAGTGGCTCTGGGG ATGCTCAGGAGCCTGGAGACTTCCTCACTGGCCTGGGGGAAATCTGTGGCCGCTGTCCTCATTGGTCCCTCCTGCAGCTGCTGACAGAG TTCTTCTGCAGGATAGCTGAAGAGTCTTCTGGGGACACCTTCTGCCCAGTCCTTCGAAGCTCCTTGCGGGGGGCACTGTGCCTGGGAAGTGTGGAGCCCCAGAGGCCCGAG CCAGACCCTGGTCCCAGTGCTCAGTATGACCTGTGTGGGGCCAGGGCCGCCCTCTTCCTGGCTGTGACCAGAGACAGGCCTGGGACACAGCATGATGTGGCAGCACTGGGGGacctgtgccaggccctgggcttcAAAGTCACCCTGAGGATAGACCCTACAGCTCAG GCATTCCAGGAGGAGCTGGCTCAGTTCCAGGAGAGGCTGGACACCCACAGGGTCCCTGTGAGCTGTGCACTTGTGGCCTTGATGGCTCATGGGGGACCACGGGGACAGCTGCTGGGGGCTGATGGGCAAGAGGTACAGCCAGAGGTGCTGGTGCAGGAGCTGAGCTGCTGCCGGGTGCTGAAGGGTCACCccaagatcttcctgcttcaggcCTGCAGAGGGG GGAAGAGGGACCCTGGTGTAGGGCCAACAGCTCTTCCCTGGTACTGGCGCTGGCTGCGGGCACCTCCAACCATCCCTACACAGGCAGATGTCCTCCAGGTCTATGTTAACACCCAAG GCTGTGTGGCCTATCGGGATGAGAAGGGATCAGACTTCATCCAGACACTGGTGGACGTCGTCAGAGCTAAGCCTGGAGGAGACATTCTGGACCTGCTGACAGAG GTCAACAGGAGGGTGTGTGAGCTGGACGTGCTGGGACCCGACTGCGATGACCCCCGCAAGGCCTGCCTGGAGATCCGCAGCTCGCTCCGGCGCAGACTCTGCCTGCAGGCCTGA
- the LOC109691702 gene encoding uncharacterized protein isoform X3, translated as MSFLVAGTLQVAAQLADAQDSLGRKGKYSIQGLRVALILSSPGASAATVAALDGVFQALGFENCKKREVSVQNFHEELILFREQLDAHGSPMGCALVALVAPSRQLRQPQLLIQELSHCKTLRGCPKVFLLLSSGSGDAQEPGDFLTGLGEICGRCPHWSLLQLLTEFFCRIAEESSGDTFCPVLRSSLRGALCLGSVEPQRPEPDPGPSAQYDLCGARAALFLAVTRDRPGTQHDVAALGDLCQALGFKVTLRIDPTAQAFQEELAQFQERLDTHRVPVSCALVALMAHGGPRGQLLGADGQEVQPEVLVQELSCCRVLKGHPKIFLLQACRGGKRDPGVGPTALPWYWRWLRAPPTIPTQADVLQVYVNTQEMGRPWGWWSPKMLVIGVDFLQIASPRTPLQGGVTMQTS; from the exons ATGTCCTTCCTGGTGGCTGGAACCCTGCAGGTGGCTGCACAGTTGGCAGATGCTCAGGACAGCCTGGGGAGAAAG GGAAAGTACAGCATTCAGGGTCTAAGGGTAGCCCTGATACTCAGCAGCCCTGGGGCGTCTGCTGCTACAGTCGCTGCCCTGGATGGTGTGTTCCAGGCCTTGGGATTTGAAAATTGCAAGAAGAGGGAAGTCTCGGTCCAG AACTTTCATGAAGAGCTGATTTTGTTCCGGGAGCAGCTGGATGCCCATGGGAGCCCTATGGGATGTGCCCTTGTGGCCTTGGTGGCCCCCAGTAGGCAGCTTAGGCAGCCACAGCTACTGATCCAGGAGCTGAGTCACTGCAAGACCCTTCGGGGCTGCCCCAAAGTCTTCCTCCTGCTTTCTAGTGGCTCTGGGG ATGCTCAGGAGCCTGGAGACTTCCTCACTGGCCTGGGGGAAATCTGTGGCCGCTGTCCTCATTGGTCCCTCCTGCAGCTGCTGACAGAG TTCTTCTGCAGGATAGCTGAAGAGTCTTCTGGGGACACCTTCTGCCCAGTCCTTCGAAGCTCCTTGCGGGGGGCACTGTGCCTGGGAAGTGTGGAGCCCCAGAGGCCCGAG CCAGACCCTGGTCCCAGTGCTCAGTATGACCTGTGTGGGGCCAGGGCCGCCCTCTTCCTGGCTGTGACCAGAGACAGGCCTGGGACACAGCATGATGTGGCAGCACTGGGGGacctgtgccaggccctgggcttcAAAGTCACCCTGAGGATAGACCCTACAGCTCAG GCATTCCAGGAGGAGCTGGCTCAGTTCCAGGAGAGGCTGGACACCCACAGGGTCCCTGTGAGCTGTGCACTTGTGGCCTTGATGGCTCATGGGGGACCACGGGGACAGCTGCTGGGGGCTGATGGGCAAGAGGTACAGCCAGAGGTGCTGGTGCAGGAGCTGAGCTGCTGCCGGGTGCTGAAGGGTCACCccaagatcttcctgcttcaggcCTGCAGAGGGG GGAAGAGGGACCCTGGTGTAGGGCCAACAGCTCTTCCCTGGTACTGGCGCTGGCTGCGGGCACCTCCAACCATCCCTACACAGGCAGATGTCCTCCAGGTCTATGTTAACACCCAAG AGATGGGGAGaccttggggctggtggagtccTAAGATGCTGGTAATTGGAGTTGACTTCTTGCAGATAGCCTCTCCCAGGACTCCACTTCAGGGAGGTGTGACCATGCAGACATCCTGA
- the LOC109691702 gene encoding caspase-14-like isoform X4, translating into MGCALVALVAPSRQLRQPQLLIQELSHCKTLRGCPKVFLLLSSGSGDAQEPGDFLTGLGEICGRCPHWSLLQLLTEFFCRIAEESSGDTFCPVLRSSLRGALCLGSVEPQRPEPDPGPSAQYDLCGARAALFLAVTRDRPGTQHDVAALGDLCQALGFKVTLRIDPTAQAFQEELAQFQERLDTHRVPVSCALVALMAHGGPRGQLLGADGQEVQPEVLVQELSCCRVLKGHPKIFLLQACRGGKRDPGVGPTALPWYWRWLRAPPTIPTQADVLQVYVNTQDSLSQDSTSGRCDHADILTIYAATEGCVAYRDEKGSDFIQTLVDVVRAKPGGDILDLLTEVNRRVCELDVLGPDCDDPRKACLEIRSSLRRRLCLQA; encoded by the exons ATGGGATGTGCCCTTGTGGCCTTGGTGGCCCCCAGTAGGCAGCTTAGGCAGCCACAGCTACTGATCCAGGAGCTGAGTCACTGCAAGACCCTTCGGGGCTGCCCCAAAGTCTTCCTCCTGCTTTCTAGTGGCTCTGGGG ATGCTCAGGAGCCTGGAGACTTCCTCACTGGCCTGGGGGAAATCTGTGGCCGCTGTCCTCATTGGTCCCTCCTGCAGCTGCTGACAGAG TTCTTCTGCAGGATAGCTGAAGAGTCTTCTGGGGACACCTTCTGCCCAGTCCTTCGAAGCTCCTTGCGGGGGGCACTGTGCCTGGGAAGTGTGGAGCCCCAGAGGCCCGAG CCAGACCCTGGTCCCAGTGCTCAGTATGACCTGTGTGGGGCCAGGGCCGCCCTCTTCCTGGCTGTGACCAGAGACAGGCCTGGGACACAGCATGATGTGGCAGCACTGGGGGacctgtgccaggccctgggcttcAAAGTCACCCTGAGGATAGACCCTACAGCTCAG GCATTCCAGGAGGAGCTGGCTCAGTTCCAGGAGAGGCTGGACACCCACAGGGTCCCTGTGAGCTGTGCACTTGTGGCCTTGATGGCTCATGGGGGACCACGGGGACAGCTGCTGGGGGCTGATGGGCAAGAGGTACAGCCAGAGGTGCTGGTGCAGGAGCTGAGCTGCTGCCGGGTGCTGAAGGGTCACCccaagatcttcctgcttcaggcCTGCAGAGGGG GGAAGAGGGACCCTGGTGTAGGGCCAACAGCTCTTCCCTGGTACTGGCGCTGGCTGCGGGCACCTCCAACCATCCCTACACAGGCAGATGTCCTCCAGGTCTATGTTAACACCCAAG ATAGCCTCTCCCAGGACTCCACTTCAGGGAGGTGTGACCATGCAGACATCCTGACCATCTATGCAGCCACCGAGG GCTGTGTGGCCTATCGGGATGAGAAGGGATCAGACTTCATCCAGACACTGGTGGACGTCGTCAGAGCTAAGCCTGGAGGAGACATTCTGGACCTGCTGACAGAG GTCAACAGGAGGGTGTGTGAGCTGGACGTGCTGGGACCCGACTGCGATGACCCCCGCAAGGCCTGCCTGGAGATCCGCAGCTCGCTCCGGCGCAGACTCTGCCTGCAGGCCTGA